From Skermanella sp. TT6, a single genomic window includes:
- a CDS encoding response regulator transcription factor, with protein sequence MTAPPAGMPDRLLLVDDHPVVRTGCRRLLASAGPYEIMEADTGSRALELCESEPPDAVVLDLGLPDIGGLELLDRLRRAVPDIRVLVFSMHDDPVFAARALEAGARGYVTKNDAPEELVAAVETVLAGGIYLSRDMAREVAVMSFAPNRSPLQGLTARELRVLAELGQGNAIAEIADRLGVSYKTVSNTCTTIKTKLGARSIRELIRIAVEHRVSP encoded by the coding sequence ATGACGGCACCGCCCGCCGGAATGCCTGACAGACTGCTGCTGGTGGACGATCATCCCGTGGTCCGGACCGGCTGCCGCCGGCTTCTGGCGTCCGCCGGTCCCTACGAGATCATGGAAGCCGATACCGGAAGCCGGGCGCTGGAACTCTGCGAGAGCGAGCCGCCCGACGCCGTCGTCCTCGACCTGGGCTTGCCGGACATCGGCGGCCTGGAGCTCTTGGACCGGTTGCGCCGGGCCGTTCCCGATATCCGCGTCCTGGTTTTCAGCATGCATGACGACCCCGTCTTCGCGGCGCGCGCGCTGGAGGCGGGGGCCCGCGGCTACGTCACCAAGAACGATGCGCCGGAGGAACTCGTCGCCGCGGTCGAGACGGTGCTGGCCGGCGGCATCTATCTGAGCCGCGACATGGCGCGCGAAGTCGCCGTGATGAGTTTCGCACCGAACCGTAGCCCATTGCAGGGATTGACTGCCCGGGAGCTCCGCGTCCTGGCGGAGCTGGGGCAGGGGAATGCCATAGCCGAAATCGCCGACCGCCTGGGTGTCAGCTACAAGACGGTGAGCAATACCTGCACGACCATAAAGACCAAGCTGGGCGCCCGCAGCATACGCGAGCTGATTCGCATCGCCGTCGAACATCGCGTATCGCCCTGA
- a CDS encoding DUF2076 domain-containing protein, protein MDHNERQIIEELFGKLRQAEAQSGPRDAQAEGFIREQVTRQPAAPYLMAQAIVIQEQALAASQARIQQLEQELQSRPVSGGGGLFGSLFGGGSQQRQPAPPSNSPWGNQRQAAPPGDPRVAAYANPQTQQRQGGGFMAGAMQTAMGVAGGMLIGNALGSMFSSGEAMAEDAVGAVEDQVPEDLPADDGGDFFGGDEEF, encoded by the coding sequence ATGGACCACAACGAACGCCAGATCATCGAGGAACTCTTCGGCAAGCTGCGCCAGGCGGAGGCCCAGTCCGGCCCGCGCGACGCTCAGGCGGAGGGTTTCATCCGTGAACAGGTGACCCGGCAGCCGGCGGCCCCCTACCTGATGGCGCAAGCGATCGTCATCCAGGAGCAGGCACTGGCCGCTTCCCAGGCCCGCATCCAGCAGTTGGAGCAGGAACTGCAGTCGCGCCCCGTGTCGGGCGGCGGGGGGCTGTTCGGCAGCCTGTTCGGCGGCGGTTCCCAGCAGCGCCAGCCCGCGCCGCCGTCCAACTCGCCCTGGGGTAACCAGCGGCAGGCGGCCCCTCCCGGTGACCCGCGCGTGGCGGCCTATGCCAATCCGCAAACCCAGCAGCGCCAGGGCGGCGGCTTCATGGCGGGCGCCATGCAAACGGCCATGGGCGTCGCTGGCGGTATGCTGATCGGCAACGCTCTCGGCAGCATGTTCTCGTCGGGCGAAGCCATGGCCGAGGACGCGGTCGGCGCGGTCGAGGATCAGGTCCCGGAGGATCTCCCGGCCGACGACGGCGGCGATTTCTTCGGGGGCGATGAGGAGTTCTGA
- a CDS encoding Bax inhibitor-1/YccA family protein — protein MFNQYPNRQPPNQPGAFGRAVDQGAFDEGLRKHMLRVYNFMVLGLAITGLIAAFVASTPALYVPIFTTPLKWVVMLAPLAFIFVLSWRFDRMSSSALQMTFWAFCAVMGVSMASIFLVFTGASVARVFFITSAMFAATSLWGYTTKTDLSKMGSFLIMGLIGIVIASIVNIFLGSSALQFAISVIGVVVFTGLTAYDTQNIKESYAEHYGHDTNTKLAVMGALSLYLNFINLFQMLLQLTGQREE, from the coding sequence ATGTTCAACCAGTATCCGAACCGGCAGCCGCCCAACCAGCCGGGCGCGTTCGGCCGTGCCGTCGATCAGGGCGCCTTCGACGAGGGCCTGCGCAAGCATATGCTGCGGGTGTACAATTTCATGGTGCTCGGTCTGGCCATCACCGGCCTGATCGCCGCCTTCGTCGCGAGCACGCCGGCGCTCTACGTGCCGATCTTCACCACGCCGCTGAAATGGGTGGTGATGCTGGCGCCGCTCGCCTTCATCTTCGTGCTGTCCTGGCGTTTCGACCGGATGTCCTCGTCGGCGCTCCAGATGACTTTCTGGGCTTTCTGCGCCGTCATGGGCGTGTCGATGGCGTCGATCTTCCTGGTCTTCACCGGGGCCAGCGTCGCCCGCGTCTTCTTCATCACCTCGGCGATGTTCGCGGCGACCAGCCTGTGGGGCTACACGACCAAGACCGACCTGTCGAAGATGGGATCGTTCCTCATCATGGGCCTGATCGGCATCGTGATCGCCAGCATCGTCAACATCTTCCTGGGATCGAGCGCGCTGCAGTTCGCCATCTCGGTGATCGGCGTCGTGGTCTTCACCGGCCTGACCGCCTACGACACCCAGAACATCAAGGAGAGCTACGCCGAGCATTACGGCCACGACACGAACACGAAGCTCGCCGTGATGGGCGCCCTCAGCCTCTACCTGAACTTCATCAACCTCTTCCAGATGCTGCTCCAGCTCACCGGGCAGCGCGAGGAGTAA
- a CDS encoding histidine kinase, protein MSFKFRFVLLFSSVLALAVLVAGVAVVVNARTAVETEVEASMELATTLVIRTLAGAPDPRSAADAISSALAMLPLRHVRIAIAADGAATALPALVTTRVPDWFYRLIGPDHRQQEIRMRLSNGAPARVLVVAAPEDEIAEVWSDLSNLALILAAVSVAAIILSWIAIDRALRPLTQLSGALERLGRHEYQVRLEPIRVHELRRIGDTINTLAQELRRAEDRNRELGRKLIEVQEAERRQIAGEIHDELGPCLFGIRVETRSLAQVARTLPDGAGRAVTERCDAVLDLADTVQRMSRRLLDRLRPMALEHLPLSSVLAETVKRWKVNEPGIDWRLRLPEDVARTIDRLDDTASVTLYRVVQESLMNAARHAGATRVEVELRCAPETDAGAAVGFSVQDDGRGIASDGRAGIGIHAMSDQVRALGGSIAILSPPGGGVTVQGRIPFVPGCDPASEEKEDDGTARRNA, encoded by the coding sequence GTGTCGTTCAAGTTCCGCTTCGTGCTGCTGTTCTCCTCCGTGCTTGCCTTGGCGGTGCTGGTGGCCGGCGTCGCAGTCGTGGTCAACGCCAGGACAGCGGTCGAAACGGAGGTGGAAGCCAGCATGGAACTGGCGACGACGCTGGTGATCCGGACATTGGCGGGGGCTCCCGATCCCAGGTCGGCGGCGGACGCCATCAGCTCCGCACTGGCGATGCTTCCGCTCAGGCATGTCCGTATCGCGATCGCCGCAGACGGTGCCGCGACCGCCCTGCCGGCGCTGGTGACGACCCGTGTTCCGGATTGGTTCTACCGGCTGATCGGTCCGGACCATCGGCAGCAGGAGATCAGGATGCGCCTGTCGAACGGGGCGCCCGCGCGCGTCCTCGTCGTGGCCGCGCCGGAGGACGAGATCGCGGAGGTCTGGTCGGACCTGTCCAACCTGGCGCTGATCCTGGCGGCGGTCTCGGTCGCGGCGATAATCCTCTCCTGGATCGCCATAGACAGGGCGCTGCGGCCACTCACGCAGCTGTCCGGCGCCCTGGAGCGGCTGGGCCGCCACGAGTACCAGGTTCGTCTCGAGCCGATCCGAGTCCACGAACTCCGGCGCATCGGCGACACGATCAATACCCTGGCGCAGGAACTCCGCCGGGCGGAGGACCGAAATCGGGAACTCGGCCGCAAGCTGATCGAGGTCCAGGAGGCGGAGCGGCGTCAGATCGCGGGCGAGATCCACGACGAACTGGGACCCTGCCTGTTCGGCATCCGGGTCGAGACCCGGTCGCTGGCGCAGGTCGCGCGGACGCTGCCCGACGGCGCCGGCCGCGCCGTCACCGAGCGGTGCGACGCCGTGCTCGACCTCGCCGATACGGTTCAGCGCATGAGCCGGCGTCTGCTCGACCGGCTGCGGCCCATGGCGCTGGAGCATCTGCCGCTCTCGTCAGTGCTCGCGGAAACGGTCAAGCGCTGGAAGGTCAACGAGCCGGGCATCGATTGGCGCCTCCGCCTGCCCGAAGATGTCGCCCGCACGATCGACCGGCTTGACGACACCGCGTCGGTGACCCTCTATCGTGTCGTCCAGGAGAGCCTGATGAACGCGGCCCGACACGCCGGCGCCACGCGGGTGGAGGTAGAGCTCCGTTGCGCGCCGGAAACGGACGCCGGTGCCGCGGTCGGGTTCAGCGTTCAGGACGATGGCCGGGGGATCGCTTCGGACGGCCGCGCGGGTATCGGCATCCATGCCATGTCCGACCAGGTGAGGGCGCTGGGCGGTTCCATCGCCATCCTGTCGCCACCCGGGGGTGGCGTAACGGTCCAGGGAAGGATCCCGTTCGTCCCGGGCTGCGACCCGGCGTCAGAGGAGAAAGAGGATGACGGCACCGCCCGCCGGAATGCCTGA